In Juglans microcarpa x Juglans regia isolate MS1-56 chromosome 4S, Jm3101_v1.0, whole genome shotgun sequence, a single window of DNA contains:
- the LOC121262050 gene encoding probable E3 ubiquitin-protein ligase ZFP1 has protein sequence MGQRNKLCTNQMTDFEWGRHGQNYIRPENPASFTQPNIRTMASASDNAANVDAQFVVDHCDNVINPGMTQFNEIQHHHNLGVAPATNFRCSESSDMTPSFGASSQLSSSSNYGVIGGSADEHGRNFHFRDDVRVPRERKYSEGISGSFQHGNSSSSFSSSVAPSNNRHPEGVLVIDSAPFALPEYRGPRFPSIIRVGHPSSLRNRSSFTGMDFLRFHDHTQLIQDNNTVQYIQPAGTLSLDQQLSSHLGDRGTSSWNQASATPYVHDTIFFFTVITGSNVNGGSMDTRSIGMQRYHETAGSSSSPSFPHPPPINHRHHNHHHPNLPMQGVRGQNINSHPQVAAASYRIPTNPSRSALRPAHNSLEMGHRHPVSVQSTGLQIYHPHRRGFVPEATLRQHSLPHLRVLQADETAVIDLPEFYQVVNLMDHNRDTRLDVEEHVSYEVRSGHLITYNPYQENYIGIDNELLALGEQIGKISTGLSMEVITSQLRTKTYESFATINNLEEATCEDQEADLCVICQDEYKNQENIGLLDCGHEYHADCLKKWLLVRNVCPICKSEALTTGRKDA, from the exons ATGGGGCAAAGAAATAAGCTATGCACTAATCAGATGACTGATTTTGAATGGGGTCGACATGGCCAGAATTATATCCGTCCTGAGAACCCTGCATCCTTTACACAACCTAATATCAGAACAATGGCATCAGCTTCAGATAACGCAGCTAATGTCGACGCCCAATTTGTAGTAGACCACTGTGACAATGTCATAAACCCTGGGATGACGCAGTTCAATGAAATTCAGCATCATCATAATCTAGGTGTTGCACCTGCAACCAACTTTCGTTGTTCTGAGTCTTCTGACATGACACCTTCATTTGGGGCCTCCAGTCAGTTGTCATCTTCCAGCAATTATGGAGTCATTGGCGGTTCTGCAGATGAGCATGGAAGGAACTTTCACTTCAGGGATGATGTCAGGGTTCCACGCGAGAGAAAATATTCTGAAGGAATTTCTGGTAGTTTTCAACATGGTAATTCCTCGTCAAGCTTTAGTTCTTCAGTTGCCCCCTCAAATAATAGGCATCCTGAAGGAGTTCTTGTGATTGATTCTGCACCTTTTGCCCTGCCTGAGTATAGAGGGCCTCGTTTTCCATCAATCATAAGAGTAGGACACCCAAGTAGTTTGAGGAACAGATCAAGCTTTACTGGGATGGATTTTCTTAGGTTCCATGATCATACTCAATTGATTCAAGACAATAATACGGTTCAGTATATTCAACCAGCTGGTACTCTCTCGTTGGACCAACAGTTGAGTAGTCATCTTGGTGATAGGGGTACTTCATCCTGGAACCAGGCTTCTGCAACACCCTACGTGCATG ataccattttttttttcacagttATCACGGGCAGCAATGTCAATGGAGGTTCTATGGATACCCGGAGCATTGGCATGCAGAGATACCATGAGACAGCTGGCAGCAGTAGTTCTCCTAGTTTTCCGCATCCTCCTCCCATCAACCACCGGCACCACAATCATCATCATCCAAACCTGCCAATGCAAGGAGTGCGAGGCCAGAATATTAATTCTCACCCCCAAGTGGCTGCAGCTTCATATAGAATTCCTACAAATCCTTCGCGCAGCGCTCTGCGTCCTGCTCATAACAGTTTGGAGATGGGTCATAGGCATCCTGTATCTGTTCAATCAACTGGACTTCAGATATATCATCCTCACAGAAGGGGATTTGTGCCTGAGGCAACTCTTAGACAACACAGCTTGCCACACTTGAGAGTTCTACAGGCTGAT GAAACTGCCGTGATAGATCTGCCAGAATTTTATCAGGTGGTGAACCTGATGGACCATAACAGAGACACACGATTGGATGTTGAAGAGCACGTGTCTTATGAGGTACGCTCAGGACATCTAATTACGTATAATCCTTACCAGGAAAACTATATTGGCATAGATAAT GAACTGCTTGCATTGGGGGAACAGATTGGGAAAATAAGCACTGGGTTGTCGATGGAAGTGATCACAAGTCAATTAAGGACAAAAACTTATGAATCATTCGCTACCATTAACAATCTGGAGGAGGCAACTTGTGAGGATCAGGAAGCTGATTTATGCGTTATATGTCAG GATGAATACAAGAACCAAGAGAATATAGGACTTCTTGATTGTGGGCATGAGTATCATGCGGATTGCTTAAAGAAGTGGCTGCTCGTTAGGAATGTCTGCCCCATATGCAAATCTGAAGCACTGACCACAGGAAGGAAGGATGCATAG